In Haloferax sp. Atlit-12N, the genomic stretch CTGTGGACCGCTACGGACGTCTCGACGTGCTTGTTAACAACGCCGGCGTCCAGACGGAGACGACTGCGTCCGAGGCGACGATGGACGACTGGGAGTTCGTCGTCGAGACTGATTTCCGTTCGTTCTGGCTGTGCGCCAAACACGCGGCCGAACACATGCCTTCCGGGGGTTCTATCGTCAACATGTCCTCGAACCATGCCTTCTTGACGATGCCTGGGCTGTTCCCCTACAATGCTGTCAAGGCGGGTATCAACGGGATGACGCGTGCACTTGCGCTCGAACTCGGTCCTCTCGGAATCACCGTCAACACCGTCAATCCGGGATGGGTCGAGGTCGAACGCACGCAAGCGGAGTTGAGCGCAGACGACCGTGAGCGTGTTGAGGCAATCCACCCAGTCGGTCGAATCGGCGTCCCCGAGGACGTTGCCGCGACAGTGGCCTTTCTGACCAGCGATGAGGCGTCGTTTGTGACTGGGACCAGTCTACTCGTTGACGGCGGTCGGACTGCAGTCATGCAGGATCACACCTACCTCGAATACAAAGAGCGTTACTAGCGGTCACTGCGCCCCAACTGACCTACCGCGCGATACCGCCTCCTCTGTTTTCTACCACCCGTTCGACTTCTGCCGGCGTCACGACTGCGAGGTCGCCTTCGATGGTTCGTTTGAGTGCGGCAGTCGCCGCGGCGTAGCAGAGCGCGTCGCCGACGGTGTC encodes the following:
- a CDS encoding SDR family NAD(P)-dependent oxidoreductase, with amino-acid sequence VTGSTKGSGAGVAKRLAREGATVVVNGRSATDGQETVNTIREVGGEVTFIEADMRDPAAIEALVEETVDRYGRLDVLVNNAGVQTETTASEATMDDWEFVVETDFRSFWLCAKHAAEHMPSGGSIVNMSSNHAFLTMPGLFPYNAVKAGINGMTRALALELGPLGITVNTVNPGWVEVERTQAELSADDRERVEAIHPVGRIGVPEDVAATVAFLTSDEASFVTGTSLLVDGGRTAVMQDHTYLEYKERY